A genomic stretch from Solanum stenotomum isolate F172 chromosome 8, ASM1918654v1, whole genome shotgun sequence includes:
- the LOC125873422 gene encoding probable cysteine protease RD21B has protein sequence MKPLTEPRVSVPEDPAIAQLSFFRKVKFTWVGKNCLLGVDNQGKYGICWAYASTEAITAAYICYLEGGGDPTFKAAVGRLFQKGKFIKIKRFDVVWKKHNGLGINNMKRIEKAIEQQPLTCTIPYTRSGKKVYMGLTEKEKKIAARETQPKLHAILIVGYGKERGVEFYVAKNTYGKKWGYRGFGKIVRSLVIDLVCPIIE, from the exons ATGAAACCTCTAACTGAGCCAAGAGTATCAGTGCCCGAAGACCCTGCGATTGCTCAATTGAGTTTCTTTAGAAAG gTCAAATTTACATGGGTGGGCAAAAATTGCCTCCTTGGCGTCGACAACCAAGGAAAATATG GTATCTGTTGGGCTTATGCTTCGACCGAAGCAATTACAGCCGCTTATATATGCTATCTTGAAGGGGGAGGTGATCCCACTTTCAAAGCAGCAGTTGGTCGATT ATTCCAAAAAGGG aagttcattaagattaagaggTTTGACGTTGTGTGGAAAAAGCATAATGGCTTAGGAATAAATAACATGAAAAGGATTGAAAAAGCCATCGAACAACAACCACTCACATGTACAATACCGTACACGCGGAGTGGGAAG AAAGTATACATGGGCCTTAccgagaaagagaaaaagatcgCGGCAAGAGAGACTCAACCAAAATTGCATGCCATCCTAATCGTTGGATACGGAAAAGAGAGGGGGGTTGAATTTTACGTGGCAAAAAACACATATGGTAAGAAATGGGGTTACCGTGGATTCGGAAAAATAGTACGTAGTTTAGTTATAGATTTGGTTTGTCCTATTATAGAGTAA
- the LOC125873187 gene encoding uncharacterized protein LOC125873187 has protein sequence MPTTTPSFTHSGAMKSVRSQPPLPPLWSPRRPAVPDLQGLDFPAESDSPPVSNDDESEYYVCNESNNCTDDDGEGYDSDPEYDNQVDESEGVDFPAVLDSLPVKEESDSSKDGGEDYVSNKDDNSTNDEDKVDISNLRIVESTDYDLVLEHDKPMWESHFRQVYESKGFDIKDYPGPPPLPNFYPLASYLRIRKKYRMLKGYAESALKRYHDDTGTNHVIEGILNVKRGGSRDYIYYLIFLAKTDDEERYYFQAMVIPDEEDNLDFLVVRKKAERRWRRCYWM, from the exons ATGCCCACCACCACCCCGAGTTTTACTCATTCCGGAGCCATGAAATCTGTACGTTCGCAGCCACCACTGCCCCCATTATGGAGCCCACGACGACCCGCCGTACCGGATTTACAGGGGTTAGATTTCCCAGCCGAATCGGATTCCCCGCCGGTTAGCAACGACGACGAAAGTGAGTATTATGTATGTAATGAATCTAACAATTGCACCGACGACGATGGTGAGGGTTATGATTCAGATCCAGAATATGATAACCAGGTCGATGAAAGCGAG GGTGTAGATTTCCCAGCCGTACTGGATTCCCTGCCGGTGAAAGAAGAAAGTGATAGCAGCAAGGACGGAGGTGAGGATTATGTATCAAATAAAGATGACAATAGCACCAACGACGAAGATAAGGTTGATATTAGTAATCTGAGGATAGTCGAGAGTACAGACTATGATTTAGTACTAGAACACGATAAACCTATGTGGGAGAGCCACTTCAGACAGGTCTACGAGAGCAAG GGTTTTGATATTAAAGATTATCCTGGGCCTCCTCCGCTGCCTAACTTCTATCCCCTTGCAAGCTACTTGCGTATCCGTAAAAAGTATAGGATGTTGAAGGGTTATGCTGAAAGTGCACTTAAGAGATACCATGATGATACG GGCACCAACCATGTAATTGAGGGAATTCTGAATGTCAAGAGAGGCGGCTCTCGTGACTACATTTACTATCTTATCTTTTTAGCCAAGACggatgatgaagaaagatacTATTTTCAAGCTATGGTGATCCCAGATGAAGAGGATAATTTGGACTTCCTGGTCGTCaggaaaaag GCGGAGAGACGTTGGCGCAGATGCTATTGGATGTAA